In Methanomicrobium antiquum, one DNA window encodes the following:
- a CDS encoding DUF2551 domain-containing protein has translation MRSAADLKNEIEKRLRNYLSRDKNGIRRTLLNIFVKTRSMTIAETHAKLKEKFDVSYQSVASMVGIIASKIGILHVIKSKDNDQNCYKLKDQYADMVARVVTTSN, from the coding sequence ATGAGATCAGCGGCTGATCTAAAAAATGAGATAGAAAAGCGTCTCCGTAACTATCTATCCAGGGATAAAAATGGCATCCGCCGAACGCTGCTGAATATTTTTGTTAAAACCAGGTCTATGACTATTGCAGAGACGCATGCAAAGCTTAAGGAAAAATTTGATGTCAGTTATCAGTCAGTTGCCTCAATGGTTGGCATTATAGCTTCTAAAATTGGCATTTTACATGTTATCAAATCGAAGGATAACGATCAAAACTGCTACAAACTAAAAGATCAATATGCCGATATGGTCGCGCGTGTTGTTACTACTTCAAATTAA
- a CDS encoding archease, giving the protein MSFEEMEHTADFLFRCRGKTMEELFSETASAMFSIMFESKTKENSLNRKEKSIISKKNDEITKAAVKNEFDLTSDSYENLLVDFLSELLFLSEINGLVFSDVRVFINDFSLHAEVFGEEFDRKIHLGGAEIKGISRSGVKIINKSGNYQVDVIFDV; this is encoded by the coding sequence ATGTCCTTTGAAGAGATGGAGCATACTGCAGATTTTCTGTTCAGGTGCAGAGGAAAAACAATGGAAGAACTTTTCTCAGAAACAGCGTCTGCTATGTTTTCAATAATGTTTGAATCAAAAACAAAAGAAAATTCTCTGAATAGAAAAGAAAAAAGTATAATCTCCAAAAAAAATGATGAGATTACAAAAGCGGCTGTAAAAAATGAATTTGATTTAACGTCAGATTCATATGAAAACCTTCTTGTGGATTTTTTGTCAGAGCTTCTTTTTTTATCAGAGATCAATGGTCTTGTTTTTTCAGATGTACGGGTATTCATAAATGACTTTTCTCTCCATGCAGAGGTTTTTGGAGAAGAGTTTGACAGAAAAATTCACCTGGGCGGAGCTGAGATAAAGGGAATATCGCGTTCAGGTGTAAAGATTATAAATAAAAGCGGCAATTATCAGGTTGACGTAATATTTGATGTTTAA